The nucleotide sequence TCAGCCCCAAAATGCGGCATATGAGGTGAGTCCTCTGGCATATCTCTCAGCGACTCCCACTTTCAGTCAATTCAGCCCGCTGAAGACCCATTACAACCGATCTTCAGCGGGCTGTTTTCGTTTCAGGTCCCGAACTGATTCTTCCCCTTATATTTCCCTTACTAGAGGAGACCACCAGCATGTCACACATCGTGCAGATTCAAACCGAAATCCGTGATCCCGTCGCGATCCGCGCCGCCTGTGAGCGGCTTGAATTGCCAGCACCTGTCTTTGGAGAAAACCAACTTTTCAGCAGCAAAGCCACCGGCTGGGCCGTGCAACTGCCTGACTGGAGGTACCCCGTCGTCTGCGATGTCAACACTGCTAGGTTGGCCTTCGATAACTTCGAAGGCCGCTGGGGAGCGCGACAAGAACTGGATCGCTTCCTGCAGAGTTACGCCGTCGAAAAAACCAAGCTGGTCGCGAGAAAACAGGGCCACTCTGTACTAGAACAGCCACTGGAAGACGGTTCCATCAAACTCACCATCCAGGCAGGAGCAGCCCTATGAATCAGACGATCGAAATCATCATCACCGCTGACGGACAGACCCGCGTCGAAACCAAAGGCTTTACCGGCAGTGACTGTCGTATCGCCAGTCGATTCCTGGAACAGGCCCTGGGCCAGACTACTTCAGAAATACTCAAACCGGAATTCTACCTGAGTGCTTCAGAAGAAGAGCACGTACAGGAAGGCCTTTGAGTTGGTTCCTATCTACCGATCCTCTTTTACAGGAGACAAATTATGACACTCACCAGTACTTTTTCAGAATACGTCCGGGCCTGCTTTACCGGCATCTGGATCGAAAGCCACGAACACCAGGAAGCACTGGCTGACCTGGCTCTACTCTGCCGCCAGGAAGACTGGCGTCTGGTCAGCTGGGATATAAACCAGGGCTTGCAACTCGCGGAAGAAACCACCGAGGCCGGGAACACGGATCCCCTGGCCGCCATCAAAGCCGTCAACGGACTGGCGACGCCGGAAGGAACGGCGATCCTGGTACTCCAGAATTTTCATCGTTTCATCCAGTCCACCGAAATCATGCAGGCCCTGGCGCAGCAGATCCTCTCCGGAAAACAGAACCGGACCTTTATCGTGGTACTCTCCCCCCTGGTTGCCATCCCCGCCGAACTCGAAAAACTGTTTGTCGTCCTGGAACACGAACTCCCGGATCGACGTCAGCTGACTGAGATCGCGCAAGATATTGCCACGGAACCAGGGGAACTGCCAGAAGGGGCTGAACTGGAAACCATCCTGGATGCAGCCAGCGGATTGAGCCGCTTTGAAGCAGAGGGGGCGTTTTCGCTGTCACTGGTACGGCAGGGAAAGATCACTCCCACCGCGATCTGGGAACTGAAAACCCAGACCCTCAAAAAATCAGGTCTGCTGACACTACACCGTGGTGCAGAGTCTTTCGACAGCCTGGGAGGACTGACCTCTCTCAAAGAGTTTACGACACGAATCCTGCAGCCCCATGCTCGTGGCCTGCAATCGCGGGGAATCCTGTTACTCTCCCCTCCCGGCTGTGGAAAATCCCAGTTCTGTAAAACCCTGGGAAATGAAGTCGGTCGCCCGGTCCTGATTCTGGATGTCGGTGCTCTGATGGGTTCCCTCGTCGGCGAATCCGAGAAACGCACACGGCAGGCGCTGCAGATCGTGGACGCCATGGCTCCCTGTGTATTAATGATCGACGAAATCGAAAAAGCGTTCGCCGGTGTGGGATCTTCTGGCCAGAGCGACAGCGGTGTCTCGGCCCGCATGTTTGGTTCTTTCCTCTCATGGCTCAATGATCATACGTCAGATGTGTTCGTTGTAGCGACCAGCAACGATGTTACGAAATTACCACCTGAATTCAGTCGTAGCGAACGCTTTGATGGTATCTTCTTCCTGGACCTGCCAGGCCAGGAGCAGAAGAATCAGATCTGGTCTCAGTACATTGGGCTGTTCGGTCTCAACCCGGATCAGGCACGTCCCGAAGATACCGACTGGACAGGGGCCGAGATCCGCAGTTGCTGCCGACTGGCGGGATTGCTGGATGTCTCTCTGCTCGATGCACGACAAAATGTGGTTCCAGTCGCCGTAACTGCTGCTGAGTCGGTAACACGTTTACGACAGTGGGCCAATGGTCGCTGCCTGGATGCCGATCGGCCTGGTATATTTCACTGGGAAAATCCCAGACCAAAATCCCGTCGAAGCCTCAAACACCTGGCATCGATCAACTGACGCACTCGTCAGAGAAAGGAGCCCCATGCTCACACGACAGGATATTTTGCTTATCAATGCGGCGCTCCAGTTCTGGGCTGAGGAGATGGATCCAGAGAACACACAAATGCTGAAACTCTACGCGGGTGTTCCGGCAGCGGATCAGGTCTGGATGCCGGATGAGATTCAGCGGCTCAGGAAACAGTTAAGCTCAGCCCGTTTGAAATACGCAGTGACCAATGCTTCGGGAACAGAACTCCTGACGACAGAACTGTTTTCAACACCGCAAGCTGCTGATCAGGCCAAAACCGTGGCTACCGCTCAGGTGGGTACTCTATTACTGCCTGATACTACAGAACAGGCTTAATCAGACGCCATCCATCAGTTCCGCCACACTGATCCCCAGCGTATCGGCAATGCGTTCGATATTCCGCAGGGCGACATTTCTTTGGCCGCGTTCAATGCCACCCATATAGGTCCGGTCCAGCTCACAGGCATAGGCAAAATTCTCCTGGGAATAGCCCTGTTTCTTTCGCAGTTCCCGGACCCGCTCTCCAAATCGCTTCAAAATGTCTGCTCGTTTTGCCATGAGGGCATTTAACACTTGACAGCGACAATATTACCACGGACTATAAGTACCACACGTTGATGGCATACACATGACAACTTACAGATCTGAGACTTCAAATACTGAGTTCTCCACCAGGATAGCGAAACCAATGCTTGAACCATGATCACGGTTCAGGAGCTGCAATTTGAACTATATTTTGGAGTTCATAATCGGACCGAACCCAATCAGTCTAACCAAATGGAGATATATTCATGAACCAAATTGATCCTGAAAAAAAAGAAGAGAAGCCTGAGGAATCAAATTCCGGAAACTTCTGGCGCAATTTAGCATTGTTAATGCTCATTTTCGGTGTCCCTAAACTTTGGTCAGACTCCTTACAGGAAAATAGAAA is from Gimesia maris and encodes:
- a CDS encoding helix-turn-helix domain-containing protein, whose product is MAKRADILKRFGERVRELRKKQGYSQENFAYACELDRTYMGGIERGQRNVALRNIERIADTLGISVAELMDGV
- a CDS encoding AAA family ATPase, which produces MTLTSTFSEYVRACFTGIWIESHEHQEALADLALLCRQEDWRLVSWDINQGLQLAEETTEAGNTDPLAAIKAVNGLATPEGTAILVLQNFHRFIQSTEIMQALAQQILSGKQNRTFIVVLSPLVAIPAELEKLFVVLEHELPDRRQLTEIAQDIATEPGELPEGAELETILDAASGLSRFEAEGAFSLSLVRQGKITPTAIWELKTQTLKKSGLLTLHRGAESFDSLGGLTSLKEFTTRILQPHARGLQSRGILLLSPPGCGKSQFCKTLGNEVGRPVLILDVGALMGSLVGESEKRTRQALQIVDAMAPCVLMIDEIEKAFAGVGSSGQSDSGVSARMFGSFLSWLNDHTSDVFVVATSNDVTKLPPEFSRSERFDGIFFLDLPGQEQKNQIWSQYIGLFGLNPDQARPEDTDWTGAEIRSCCRLAGLLDVSLLDARQNVVPVAVTAAESVTRLRQWANGRCLDADRPGIFHWENPRPKSRRSLKHLASIN
- a CDS encoding DUF2997 domain-containing protein gives rise to the protein MNQTIEIIITADGQTRVETKGFTGSDCRIASRFLEQALGQTTSEILKPEFYLSASEEEHVQEGL